One Sphaerisporangium krabiense DNA segment encodes these proteins:
- a CDS encoding amino acid ABC transporter permease translates to MESLLDFSPLAQEFGTILTGFWSTIRLTLMSGLLALILGTILVAMRVAPTPVLRAAGTIYVNILRNTPLTLVLLLCALGLSDTLQYTLSTDSPTNYYWWAVLGLSAYTAAFVCEALRAGINTVPTGQAEAARAIGLTFTQSLRLVVLPQAFRSVIAPLGSILIALTKNTTIVIVAGYIEASSVMKQMFDDYGGTLPIFLGFAAGYMVLTLPTGFLFGWLAKRLAVSR, encoded by the coding sequence ATGGAATCACTTCTCGACTTCAGTCCACTCGCGCAGGAGTTCGGCACGATCCTCACCGGGTTCTGGTCGACGATCCGCCTGACGCTCATGAGCGGCCTGCTGGCGCTGATCCTCGGCACGATCCTCGTCGCGATGCGGGTGGCCCCCACCCCCGTCCTGCGGGCCGCCGGCACGATCTACGTCAACATCCTGCGCAACACCCCGCTCACGCTCGTGCTGCTGCTGTGCGCGCTCGGGCTGAGCGACACCCTGCAGTACACGCTCTCGACGGACTCGCCGACCAACTACTACTGGTGGGCGGTCCTCGGCCTGTCGGCCTACACCGCGGCCTTCGTCTGCGAGGCGCTGCGGGCCGGCATCAACACCGTGCCGACCGGCCAGGCCGAGGCCGCGCGGGCGATCGGGCTCACCTTCACGCAGTCGCTGCGGCTCGTGGTGCTCCCCCAGGCGTTCCGCTCGGTCATCGCCCCGCTGGGCAGCATCCTGATCGCCCTGACCAAGAACACGACCATCGTCATCGTGGCCGGGTACATCGAGGCGTCCTCGGTGATGAAGCAGATGTTCGACGACTACGGCGGCACGCTGCCCATCTTCCTCGGGTTCGCGGCCGGGTACATGGTCCTGACACTGCCGACCGGGTTCCTCTTCGGCTGGCTCGCCAAGCGCCTGGCGGTGAGCCGATGA
- the miaB gene encoding tRNA (N6-isopentenyl adenosine(37)-C2)-methylthiotransferase MiaB codes for MSVTEERARTYEVRTYGCQMNVHDSERLSGLLEAAGYVRADDGETADVVVFNTCAVRENADNRLYGNLGHLRPAKVRNPGMQIAVGGCLAQKDQGEIVRKAPWVDVVFGTHNIGSLPVLLERARVAREAQVEIKESLEVFPSTLPTRRESPYAAWVSISVGCNNTCTFCIVPALRGKEKDRRPGDVLGEIRALVELGVLEVTLLGQNVNTYGVEFGDRLAFGKLLRACGDVEGLERVRFTSPHPAAFTDDVIAAMAETPNVMPQLHMPLQSGSDRILKSMRRSYRAERYLGIIERVRAAIPDAAISTDIIVGFPGETEEDFQDTLEVVRRSRFANAFTFQYSIRPGTPAATMDGQVPKEVVQERYERLVALQEEISWEENRAQVGRTLEVLVAEGEGRKDDATRRMSGRAADNRLVHFVPPADAAPPRPGDMVTTEVTYAAPHHLVADGPALVRRTRAGDAWEAREAAACGTGGGGTPGAVSLGMPVVRRA; via the coding sequence ATGAGTGTCACCGAGGAGCGCGCCCGCACCTACGAGGTCCGCACGTACGGGTGCCAGATGAACGTCCACGACTCCGAGCGCCTGTCCGGGCTGCTGGAGGCCGCTGGTTACGTCCGGGCGGACGACGGGGAGACGGCCGACGTCGTCGTCTTCAACACCTGCGCGGTCCGCGAGAACGCCGACAACCGCCTGTACGGCAACCTGGGGCACCTTCGCCCGGCCAAGGTGCGCAACCCCGGCATGCAGATCGCCGTCGGGGGCTGCCTGGCGCAGAAGGACCAGGGCGAGATCGTCCGCAAGGCCCCGTGGGTGGACGTGGTGTTCGGCACCCACAACATCGGGTCGCTGCCCGTGCTGCTGGAGCGCGCGCGCGTCGCCCGCGAGGCGCAGGTCGAGATCAAGGAGTCGCTGGAGGTCTTCCCCAGCACGCTGCCGACCCGGCGCGAGTCTCCGTACGCCGCCTGGGTGTCGATCTCCGTGGGGTGCAACAACACCTGCACGTTCTGCATCGTGCCCGCGCTGCGCGGCAAGGAGAAGGACCGCCGTCCCGGCGACGTCCTCGGCGAGATCCGCGCGCTGGTCGAGCTCGGCGTCCTGGAGGTCACCCTCCTCGGGCAGAACGTCAACACCTACGGCGTCGAGTTCGGCGACCGGCTGGCGTTCGGCAAGCTCCTGCGCGCCTGCGGCGACGTCGAGGGCCTGGAGCGCGTGCGGTTCACCTCCCCGCACCCGGCGGCGTTCACCGACGACGTCATCGCCGCGATGGCCGAGACGCCGAACGTCATGCCCCAGCTGCACATGCCGCTGCAGTCCGGCTCGGACCGGATCCTGAAGTCCATGCGCCGCTCCTACCGCGCCGAGCGGTACCTGGGCATCATCGAGCGCGTCCGCGCCGCCATCCCCGACGCGGCGATCTCCACCGACATCATCGTCGGCTTCCCGGGCGAGACCGAGGAGGACTTCCAGGACACCCTGGAGGTCGTGCGCCGGTCGCGCTTCGCGAACGCCTTCACCTTCCAGTACTCCATCCGGCCCGGCACCCCCGCCGCCACCATGGACGGCCAGGTGCCCAAGGAGGTCGTGCAGGAGCGCTACGAGCGGCTCGTCGCCCTGCAGGAGGAGATCTCCTGGGAGGAGAACAGGGCGCAGGTCGGCCGCACGCTGGAGGTCCTGGTCGCCGAGGGCGAGGGACGCAAGGACGACGCCACCCGCCGCATGTCGGGCCGCGCCGCCGACAACCGCCTGGTCCACTTCGTGCCGCCCGCGGACGCCGCGCCGCCGCGGCCGGGCGACATGGTGACCACCGAGGTCACCTACGCCGCGCCGCACCACCTGGTGGCCGACGGCCCGGCGCTGGTGCGCCGCACCCGGGCGGGCGACGCCTGGGAGGCCCGCGAGGCCGCCGCGTGCGGCACCGGCGGAGGCGGCACGCCCGGCGCGGTGTCGCTGGGCATGCCCGTCGTGCGCCGCGCCTGA
- a CDS encoding CAP domain-containing protein produces MDRHDRPSPGRYNESSPTSPTEYLSSERSPRSRTGRRTIAMSAGVAVVAAAVAAGGVIVFMGGSTPEQPTQKTSWRASEQDAGEAADGGDATAQDPDDASAEAPADPGSAGGALDVSGGGSGGSGGSGGSREQTPVARTAGPSGGESAKNKKNAGAESTDSQGTSPGPDGPAGYVAPYQAQPGRASGLGADFFRDLRPSGPTARPTSRPRPTATAKPTASPTATPSKSPTRSAPAPSSTDKAPSSVVAAEDAVARLTNAARQEQGCGPLRIDEKLRQAARGHSDDMAAKGYFDHNSQDGRTPWDRIKAAGYTSNMYAENIARGQQTPEAVVKAWLNSPGHRANIMNCKLKAIGVGVHLGSGGPWWTQDFGGT; encoded by the coding sequence ATGGATCGGCACGACCGACCGTCGCCGGGCCGCTACAACGAGTCCAGCCCCACATCCCCCACCGAATACCTCTCCTCCGAACGTTCCCCTCGTTCCCGCACGGGCAGGCGCACCATCGCGATGAGCGCCGGCGTGGCCGTGGTCGCGGCCGCCGTCGCCGCGGGCGGGGTCATCGTCTTCATGGGCGGCTCCACGCCCGAGCAGCCCACGCAGAAGACCTCGTGGCGGGCCTCCGAGCAGGACGCCGGCGAGGCGGCGGACGGCGGCGACGCCACCGCGCAGGACCCGGACGACGCCTCCGCCGAGGCGCCCGCGGACCCCGGCTCGGCCGGCGGCGCGCTCGACGTCTCCGGAGGCGGATCCGGCGGTTCAGGTGGATCCGGCGGCTCGCGCGAGCAGACGCCCGTCGCCAGGACGGCCGGACCCTCCGGCGGCGAGAGCGCCAAGAACAAGAAGAACGCGGGCGCGGAGTCCACCGACTCGCAGGGCACGAGCCCGGGTCCCGACGGGCCCGCCGGGTACGTCGCCCCTTACCAGGCGCAGCCGGGCCGCGCCTCGGGGCTCGGCGCGGACTTCTTCCGTGACCTCCGCCCGAGCGGCCCCACCGCCAGGCCGACCTCACGCCCCCGCCCGACCGCCACCGCGAAGCCCACCGCGAGCCCCACCGCGACGCCCAGCAAGAGCCCGACCAGGTCGGCGCCCGCGCCGAGCTCCACGGACAAGGCCCCGTCGAGCGTCGTCGCCGCCGAGGACGCGGTGGCGCGCCTGACCAACGCCGCACGGCAGGAGCAGGGCTGCGGGCCGCTGCGCATCGACGAGAAGCTGCGCCAGGCCGCGCGCGGACACTCCGACGACATGGCGGCCAAGGGGTACTTCGACCACAACTCCCAGGACGGGCGCACCCCCTGGGACCGCATCAAGGCGGCCGGGTACACCTCGAACATGTACGCCGAGAACATCGCCAGGGGACAGCAGACCCCCGAGGCGGTCGTCAAGGCCTGGCTCAACAGCCCCGGGCACCGCGCCAACATCATGAACTGCAAGCTGAAGGCCATCGGCGTCGGCGTGCACCTCGGCAGCGGCGGCCCCTGGTGGACGCAGGACTTCGGCGGCACCTGA
- a CDS encoding amino acid ABC transporter ATP-binding protein: MTENGDATPLVRVEDVNKSFGALHVLKDINLTVNRGEVVVVIGPSGGGKSTLCRAINRLETIDSGTITFDGRPLPAEGKALARLRSDVGMVFQSFNLFAHKTILENVTLGPIKVRGVAREQAERRGMELLERVGIASQAGKYPAQLSGGQQQRTAIARALAMDPKMILFDEPTSALDPEMVQEVLDVMIGLARDGMTMVVVTHEMGFARRAANRVVFMSEGQIVEENTPDEFFTNARTERAKDFLSKILTH; encoded by the coding sequence ATGACGGAGAACGGGGACGCGACTCCTCTCGTCAGAGTCGAGGACGTCAACAAAAGCTTCGGTGCCCTGCACGTGCTCAAGGACATCAACCTGACGGTCAACCGGGGTGAGGTCGTCGTCGTGATCGGCCCGTCGGGGGGCGGCAAGTCGACGCTGTGCCGCGCCATCAACCGGCTGGAGACCATCGACTCGGGGACCATCACCTTCGACGGCCGCCCGCTTCCCGCGGAGGGGAAGGCGCTGGCCCGGCTGAGGTCCGACGTCGGGATGGTCTTCCAGAGCTTCAACCTGTTCGCCCACAAGACGATCCTGGAGAACGTCACGCTGGGCCCGATCAAGGTGCGGGGCGTCGCGCGCGAGCAGGCAGAAAGACGGGGCATGGAACTGCTCGAACGCGTCGGCATCGCCAGCCAGGCCGGCAAGTACCCCGCCCAGCTCTCCGGCGGCCAGCAGCAGCGCACGGCGATCGCCCGCGCCCTCGCCATGGACCCGAAGATGATCCTGTTCGACGAGCCGACCTCGGCGCTGGACCCGGAGATGGTCCAGGAGGTCCTCGACGTCATGATCGGCCTGGCCAGGGACGGCATGACCATGGTGGTGGTGACCCACGAGATGGGATTCGCCCGGCGGGCGGCCAACCGCGTCGTCTTCATGTCGGAGGGCCAGATCGTGGAGGAGAACACTCCCGATGAGTTCTTCACCAACGCCCGCACCGAGCGGGCCAAGGACTTCCTCTCCAAGATCCTCACGCACTGA
- a CDS encoding S9 family peptidase: protein MPPERTSGRPTPPFGGRPSPISTSDVVRSGVRPGYPTVLGDDLWWEEDRPTEGGRRTIVHRAPCGALRELLPAPWDARTRVHEYGGRSHVIVPGGDVVFAHHADQRLYVLPAGTATPRPITPEPGVPCGLRYADLTVHDGEVWCVMEHHTGDGEVTRSIVSIPLDGGAVRRRVAGGDFYASPVVSPDGAHLAYVRWDHPRMPWVGTELRVTRTSDGASWRVAGGPEESVLSPRWDGPGGLYLLSDRSGWWNLERVSLDGGVSRLLCPAEEEFGWAPYELGGAPYAVLADGRLAVLHGRGDLRLAVLDPRTGALEEPGLPYAGWLPCLSADGSVVCGVAYAPAVPRSVVRLDTATGASHCVRGDIPVPPDPAHLPAPRPVEIPGRAGRRVHAFLYPPAGEVAGPYVVFAHDGPTTHSVTAPDLHKAFLTSRGIGVLDVNYGGSTGYGRAYRERLRGRWGVVDVEDVIAAAEWLVTEGLADPARVAVRGAGAGGWTSLAACCASGLFRGCVSIAGVTALAPLAAATHDFESRYVEWLVGPDSPGLYATREPLSRAGEIDCPVLLMQGQDDPLVPPAQAEAFVAALTERGVPCTYLSFEGETHVFRRAETKGAALAAELSFYRQIFG from the coding sequence ATGCCCCCCGAGCGCACGTCCGGGCGCCCCACTCCCCCGTTCGGTGGCCGGCCTTCGCCGATCTCCACCTCCGACGTCGTCAGGTCCGGCGTACGTCCCGGTTACCCGACCGTCCTCGGCGACGACCTCTGGTGGGAGGAGGACCGCCCCACCGAGGGCGGCAGGCGCACCATCGTCCACCGCGCCCCGTGCGGCGCGCTGCGCGAGCTGCTGCCCGCGCCGTGGGACGCCCGCACCCGCGTGCACGAGTACGGGGGCCGGTCCCACGTGATCGTACCCGGGGGCGACGTGGTGTTCGCCCACCACGCCGACCAGCGGCTGTACGTCCTGCCCGCCGGGACGGCGACGCCGCGTCCCATCACGCCCGAGCCCGGCGTGCCGTGCGGCCTGCGCTACGCCGACCTCACCGTGCACGACGGCGAGGTGTGGTGCGTCATGGAACACCACACCGGGGACGGCGAGGTCACCCGGTCGATCGTGTCGATCCCGCTGGACGGCGGCGCCGTCCGGCGGCGGGTGGCGGGCGGCGACTTCTACGCCTCCCCCGTGGTCTCGCCCGACGGCGCGCACCTGGCGTACGTCCGCTGGGACCATCCGCGCATGCCGTGGGTCGGCACCGAGCTGCGCGTCACCCGGACGTCTGATGGCGCGTCCTGGCGGGTCGCCGGCGGACCCGAGGAGTCGGTGCTGTCGCCCCGGTGGGACGGGCCGGGCGGGCTGTACCTGCTCTCCGACCGGTCGGGGTGGTGGAACCTGGAGCGGGTCTCGCTCGACGGCGGCGTGTCGCGGCTCCTGTGCCCCGCCGAGGAGGAGTTCGGCTGGGCGCCCTACGAGCTCGGCGGCGCGCCGTACGCCGTGCTCGCCGACGGCCGGCTCGCGGTGCTGCACGGCCGGGGCGACCTGCGGCTCGCCGTCCTGGACCCGCGTACGGGCGCGCTGGAAGAGCCCGGCCTGCCGTACGCCGGGTGGCTGCCCTGCCTGTCCGCCGACGGCTCGGTGGTCTGCGGCGTCGCCTACGCCCCGGCCGTCCCCCGGTCGGTGGTGCGGCTCGACACCGCCACGGGCGCCTCGCACTGTGTGCGCGGCGACATCCCGGTGCCTCCGGACCCCGCCCACCTGCCCGCGCCCCGTCCCGTGGAGATTCCCGGCCGCGCCGGGCGGCGCGTCCACGCCTTCCTCTACCCGCCGGCCGGGGAGGTCGCCGGCCCGTACGTCGTGTTCGCGCACGACGGCCCCACCACGCACAGCGTGACCGCGCCCGACCTGCACAAGGCGTTCCTCACCAGCCGCGGCATCGGCGTCCTCGACGTCAACTACGGCGGCTCGACCGGGTACGGGCGCGCCTACCGCGAGCGGCTGCGCGGGCGGTGGGGCGTGGTGGACGTCGAGGACGTGATCGCCGCCGCCGAGTGGCTGGTGACGGAGGGCCTCGCCGACCCGGCGCGCGTCGCGGTCCGCGGCGCCGGGGCGGGCGGCTGGACCAGCCTGGCGGCGTGCTGCGCCTCCGGCCTGTTCCGGGGCTGCGTCTCGATCGCGGGCGTCACCGCGCTCGCCCCGCTCGCCGCCGCCACCCACGACTTCGAGTCCCGGTACGTCGAGTGGCTGGTCGGCCCCGACTCCCCGGGCCTGTACGCCACGCGGGAGCCGCTGTCGCGGGCCGGTGAGATCGACTGCCCGGTGCTGCTGATGCAGGGGCAGGACGACCCGCTGGTGCCGCCCGCGCAGGCCGAGGCGTTCGTGGCCGCGCTCACGGAGCGGGGCGTCCCCTGCACGTACCTGTCCTTCGAGGGCGAGACGCACGTCTTCCGCCGCGCCGAGACCAAGGGCGCGGCCCTGGCCGCCGAGCTGTCCTTCTACCGGCAGATCTTCGGGTGA
- a CDS encoding glutamate ABC transporter substrate-binding protein, with protein sequence MRSRQIGAVLLSAAALAASLAACGNSGPTSALEKAKNDKKLTIGVKYDQPGMGLKKPDGTVEGFDVDVAKYLAKELGVPETGITWKEARSANRETFLQQGQVDMIVATYSITEARKPKVTFAGPFYIAHQDTLVRSDDTSITSLDSLKGKRICQVTGSNSWKNIAEGTNKESKKVDVQLVPASAYEECVTKLKGNAIDAVTTDDMILAGYAKREGSSLKVTGAPFTDEKYGVGLKKGDKETCEAVNKAITKMYQDGTIKQLFDKHFSGTGLQFTATGAPPAEGCA encoded by the coding sequence ATGCGTTCACGACAGATCGGAGCCGTCCTCCTGTCTGCCGCGGCCCTGGCCGCGAGCCTCGCCGCCTGCGGCAACAGCGGCCCCACGTCGGCCCTCGAGAAGGCCAAGAACGACAAGAAGCTCACCATCGGCGTCAAGTACGACCAGCCCGGCATGGGCCTGAAGAAGCCCGACGGCACCGTCGAGGGCTTCGACGTCGACGTCGCCAAGTACCTGGCCAAGGAGCTCGGCGTGCCCGAGACCGGCATCACCTGGAAGGAGGCGCGCTCGGCCAACCGCGAGACGTTCCTCCAGCAGGGCCAGGTCGACATGATCGTCGCCACCTACTCCATCACCGAGGCCCGCAAGCCGAAGGTCACCTTCGCCGGCCCCTTCTACATCGCCCACCAGGACACGCTGGTCCGCTCGGACGACACCTCGATCACCTCCCTGGACAGCCTCAAGGGCAAGCGCATCTGCCAGGTCACCGGCTCCAACTCGTGGAAGAACATCGCCGAGGGCACCAACAAGGAGAGCAAGAAGGTCGACGTCCAGCTCGTCCCGGCCAGCGCCTACGAGGAATGCGTGACCAAGCTCAAGGGCAACGCCATCGACGCGGTGACGACCGACGACATGATCCTCGCCGGGTACGCCAAGCGTGAAGGCTCCTCGCTCAAGGTCACCGGCGCCCCCTTCACCGACGAGAAGTACGGCGTCGGCCTGAAGAAGGGCGACAAGGAGACCTGCGAGGCCGTCAACAAGGCGATCACGAAGATGTACCAGGACGGGACCATCAAGCAGCTCTTCGACAAGCACTTCAGCGGAACCGGTCTGCAGTTCACCGCGACCGGCGCGCCTCCCGCGGAGGGGTGTGCCTGA
- a CDS encoding amino acid ABC transporter permease has protein sequence MSTASVLFDAPGPRARLRNNILTLLSVVVLLAIAYVVIKGLSDKGQFAGKLWEPFLQGQVWTGQIIPGIVATLQAAVLSAVLALVFGVVFGLGRLSDHAWIRVPAGAVVEFFRAIPLLLLIFFAQAGPATISGYTVSVPAFAAVVIGLTLYNGSVLAEVFRAGVLSVPRGQSEAGYSLGLRKSGVMRLILLPQATTAMMPAIVSQMVVLLKDTALGWVIAYEELLNYGLKQIPSNFGNLIPSAIVISLVYIAINLALSYVATRLERRGRRGRRSSATVVGAPAAVGVGVRTGE, from the coding sequence GTGAGCACCGCCAGCGTCCTGTTCGACGCGCCGGGACCCCGGGCGCGTCTGCGCAACAACATCCTGACCCTGCTCTCGGTCGTCGTGCTGCTCGCCATCGCGTACGTCGTGATCAAGGGGCTGTCCGACAAGGGCCAGTTCGCGGGCAAGCTGTGGGAGCCGTTCCTGCAGGGCCAGGTGTGGACGGGGCAGATCATCCCCGGCATCGTGGCCACCCTCCAGGCGGCCGTGCTCTCGGCCGTGCTGGCACTGGTCTTCGGCGTCGTCTTCGGCCTCGGCCGGCTCTCCGACCACGCCTGGATCCGGGTGCCCGCGGGCGCGGTCGTGGAGTTCTTCCGCGCGATCCCGCTGCTCCTGCTGATCTTCTTCGCGCAGGCGGGCCCCGCGACGATCAGCGGTTACACCGTCAGCGTGCCGGCCTTCGCCGCCGTGGTCATCGGCCTGACGCTCTACAACGGCTCGGTGCTGGCCGAGGTGTTCCGCGCGGGCGTCCTGTCGGTGCCGCGCGGCCAGTCCGAGGCGGGGTACTCCCTCGGGCTGCGCAAGAGCGGCGTCATGCGGCTGATCCTGCTGCCGCAGGCCACGACGGCGATGATGCCCGCGATCGTCAGCCAGATGGTCGTCCTGCTGAAGGACACGGCGCTCGGCTGGGTCATCGCCTACGAGGAGCTGCTGAACTACGGGCTCAAGCAGATCCCGTCCAACTTCGGCAACCTCATCCCGAGCGCGATCGTCATCTCGCTCGTCTACATCGCGATCAACCTGGCCCTGAGCTACGTCGCCACCCGGCTGGAACGGCGCGGCAGGCGCGGCCGCCGCTCCTCGGCGACCGTGGTCGGAGCCCCGGCCGCCGTGGGCGTGGGCGTGCGGACCGGCGAGTAA
- a CDS encoding methylated-DNA--[protein]-cysteine S-methyltransferase codes for MLDVAFAGVPTRIGTVMAAVTRAGVVAAAFRDGREARGRVLEHLDAAEADDPARTTLVREELAAYFAGELKRFTVPVDWRLMSPLQRRVLGTLYARVPYGEVITYGELGAVSRAGVDARAIGQVMGSNPLPIIVPCHRVVAGNGIGGFSGTGIETKRWLLTLEGHLAPTLDWEL; via the coding sequence ATGCTGGACGTGGCCTTCGCCGGCGTGCCGACCCGTATCGGCACCGTGATGGCGGCCGTGACGCGGGCGGGCGTGGTCGCGGCCGCCTTCCGCGACGGCCGCGAGGCGCGCGGCCGGGTGCTGGAGCACCTCGACGCCGCCGAGGCCGACGACCCGGCGCGCACCACGCTCGTCCGCGAGGAGCTGGCCGCCTACTTCGCCGGCGAGCTGAAGCGGTTCACCGTCCCGGTCGACTGGCGGCTGATGTCCCCCCTGCAACGCCGCGTGCTCGGCACCCTGTACGCGCGCGTCCCGTACGGCGAGGTCATCACCTACGGCGAGCTCGGGGCGGTCAGCCGCGCGGGCGTGGACGCCCGCGCGATCGGCCAGGTCATGGGCAGCAACCCGCTCCCGATCATCGTGCCCTGCCACCGCGTCGTCGCGGGCAACGGCATCGGCGGGTTCAGCGGCACCGGCATCGAGACCAAGCGCTGGCTGCTCACCCTCGAAGGCCACCTCGCCCCCACCCTGGACTGGGAGCTGTAG
- a CDS encoding transporter substrate-binding domain-containing protein, with product MTLPARPSPARRGPRAGVAALVMALPTAAAVLTACGGGHGALVVGVREGRPGLAERSPSGGYEGFEIEVAGYVARRLGYRDDQVSYVPAPASPPADLTMGVPVPRDGADPVAGPYLVSGQDILAPAGDLSVRGLRDLTRKRVCTAAPGPLVDRFGAAWRRAFLITSTVEDCARMLVSRQVGAVTGDAAVLAGLAAASPGAFRTLSRPFTREGQGIAVTGDDLRRRVEDALRAMFDDGSWRRAVIRHLGPLAGKYPSPPALRPHAGPRAAP from the coding sequence ATGACGCTCCCCGCCAGGCCGTCGCCCGCGCGCCGCGGGCCGCGTGCCGGGGTGGCGGCGCTGGTGATGGCGCTGCCGACGGCCGCGGCCGTGCTGACGGCGTGCGGCGGCGGCCACGGCGCGCTGGTGGTCGGCGTGCGCGAGGGACGTCCCGGGCTGGCCGAACGGTCGCCCTCGGGAGGGTACGAAGGGTTCGAGATCGAGGTCGCGGGCTACGTCGCGCGGCGGCTCGGCTACCGCGACGACCAGGTCAGCTACGTGCCCGCCCCGGCCTCGCCGCCCGCCGACCTGACCATGGGCGTCCCGGTGCCGCGGGACGGCGCGGACCCGGTCGCCGGGCCGTACCTGGTCTCCGGGCAGGACATCCTCGCCCCGGCGGGCGACCTGTCGGTGCGGGGCCTGCGCGACCTCACGCGGAAGAGAGTGTGCACGGCCGCGCCCGGCCCGCTGGTGGACCGCTTCGGCGCGGCCTGGCGGCGCGCGTTCCTGATCACCTCGACGGTGGAGGACTGCGCCCGCATGCTCGTCTCACGCCAGGTGGGCGCGGTCACCGGCGACGCCGCCGTCCTCGCCGGGCTGGCCGCCGCCTCGCCGGGGGCCTTCCGGACGCTCAGCCGCCCCTTCACGCGGGAGGGCCAGGGCATCGCGGTCACCGGGGACGATCTTCGCCGCCGCGTGGAGGACGCCCTGCGCGCCATGTTCGACGACGGCTCCTGGCGGCGCGCGGTGATCCGCCACCTGGGGCCCCTGGCCGGGAAATATCCGTCCCCGCCCGCTTTGCGGCCCCACGCGGGGCCACGAGCGGCTCCGTAG
- the miaA gene encoding tRNA (adenosine(37)-N6)-dimethylallyltransferase MiaA — protein MERPPVLAVVGPTAAGKSDLAVDLALRLGGEAVNADSMQLYQGMDIGTAKLTPAERRGVPHHLLDVWDISRTASVAEYQRLARPLIDALRAEGRVPILVGGSGLYVRAALDALEFPGTDPGVRARLEAELAAVGPELLHQRLKELDPVAAEAVLSSNGRRIVRALEVIEISGRPFSATMPSYDAVYTSAQIGLHVPRPVLDERIALRVDRMWEAGFVAEVRALAGQGLADGRTASRALGYAQVLRHLAGEWTEDQAREETIRATRRFARRQESWFRRDPRVTWLPFDAPDLLEQALGLARA, from the coding sequence GTGGAGCGCCCGCCCGTCCTCGCCGTCGTCGGCCCGACCGCCGCGGGCAAGTCCGACCTCGCGGTGGACCTCGCGCTGCGGCTCGGCGGCGAGGCCGTCAACGCCGACTCCATGCAGCTCTACCAGGGCATGGACATCGGCACGGCCAAGCTCACGCCCGCCGAGCGCCGCGGCGTCCCCCACCACCTGCTGGACGTCTGGGACATCTCGCGGACGGCCAGCGTCGCCGAGTACCAACGCCTGGCCCGCCCCCTCATCGACGCCCTGCGCGCCGAGGGCCGCGTGCCGATCCTGGTCGGCGGCTCGGGCCTGTACGTCAGGGCCGCGCTGGACGCCCTGGAGTTCCCCGGCACCGACCCCGGGGTCCGGGCCCGCCTGGAGGCCGAGCTGGCCGCCGTGGGCCCCGAGCTCCTGCACCAGCGCCTGAAGGAGCTCGACCCGGTGGCCGCCGAGGCCGTGCTGTCGAGCAACGGACGCCGCATCGTGCGGGCCCTGGAGGTCATCGAGATCTCCGGGCGGCCGTTCTCGGCCACGATGCCGTCCTACGACGCCGTCTACACCAGTGCGCAGATCGGCCTGCACGTGCCGCGACCGGTGCTGGACGAGCGCATCGCCCTGCGCGTCGACCGCATGTGGGAGGCCGGGTTCGTCGCGGAGGTCAGGGCCCTGGCCGGGCAGGGCCTCGCCGACGGCCGCACGGCGAGCCGGGCGCTCGGCTACGCGCAGGTGCTGCGGCACCTCGCAGGGGAGTGGACCGAGGACCAGGCCCGCGAGGAGACGATCCGCGCCACCCGCAGGTTCGCGCGGCGCCAGGAGTCGTGGTTCCGCCGCGACCCCCGGGTCACGTGGCTGCCCTTCGACGCCCCCGACCTGCTCGAACAGGCCCTCGGCCTGGCCAGGGCGTAA